The genomic segment tgaagtggtgcattacttgcaacaagtccaagtccaagctaaaGCCTCacagtttgtatactcctttaccggcacctactacaccttgggaggatattagtatggattttgtgttgggtttgccgcgtactaagagaggccatgattctatatttgtggtagtggacagattttctaagatgtcacactttattgctcgccacaaaagcgacgatgcgtcgcatattgctaacctgtttttcagggaggttgtacgactacatggagtcccgaagactattgtttctgatcgtgacgtgaagtttatgagctacttctggaagacgctgtggagaaagctggggacaaagctacttttcagtactacttgtcatccccaaactgatggacaagctgaagtggtgaatagaacattgtcacaactattgagatccatgatcaagaagaacctgaaggagtgggaagattgtttgccgcatgtggagtttgcttacaacatggcggtacattctaccacagagctgtgtccttttgaggtggtgtatggtttcaaacccattactccacttgacttgttgcctttgcccatacatgagagagttaatatggaggcatccaagagggcagattttgtgcgaaagatccatgtgaagactaaagagttgatagagaagaaaggcaagagcaatgctgcaaggatgaacaagaagcgcaaggagatgttgttcaagcctggtgatatggtctgggtacattttcgcaaggataggttcccgaagctatggaagtccaagttgcttcctcgtggtgctggtccttacaaagtgcttgccaagatcaatgataatgcatactcgatagatcttccacttgatgagtttgatgtcagtaattctttcaatgttgctgatttgacacctgatgaaggagaagaccttggagcgtcgaggtcgacgccttttgaaggggggggggagatgatgaggacatccctacctcactacctcctccgtcattaccaactgaagatgaacctgctgtgaagctcaagtccaatgaagttcggattggacctattacaagggctcgtgcgaagctacttaaacaccaggtgaacttgttcctaaacgatactttgattgatcagaactttgTACTACCTAAGTcccattacttatgtatcatcatgtatgaagaggagacaagcatcgcacgaggaggagaagagcaactggacgtgaagatggacgtggagctggacaaggagctggacatgaagaaatctcatggacgcgcgagggaggagcgggaggcatgcgcgagaggagaagacgaagtccaggccggcccagcacccggttagaccggccgccacgccgacgcgcctggtccctggcccggtccgaccgggcggcaggccggatccaccctgatgccaaccgggcgccacgctgatgccaaccggggatGTTACTGCGCCACAATTTCCGAGCCCGATtggaacccggtccctggcccggtttgaaccggccagcccggtcccaggcctggttgaccggcctccagaccggccgtgtccgagtctgtctcgaccagatctattctgggtcggttattcttgtatcttttcgaccagaagtcgtcccggacgcctatataagtgcccaggacgccccctagctgctttagaccacgtttaagataaaccatagttcttagttgtttgctttagcaaaactattgaaaccctacaccatattgcttgatattgtgtagatctgaaagtcttgtgtgatctgctgttccattgggaattagaaggttgcaacttaccgcttcgtggtcggcggctacgtgcgcaagtgtgtggagttgcgaatatcttgcagggttgagagctgttgcattggcgacagggaccaatcgagagatctcgttgcatcatacaagttatcatccacttcatcgtcgtgttcctccgctgctatcaccccgtgatcatcatcaccaccgttgcttactgagaagatcgggccaccccttatcaatatgcttcagcttcttgtgtgaccttggctcttgtgcattggctatgACACCCATGTTATAATAGTAGATGGTCATCTGGTCCAACGCActagaaccacaccaagctcattaatgaacctcttcatccatattaATTGCTTCTAATGAAGCTAAAGcagctatgtattcagattcagttgaagatttcgccaccatgCTTTGCTTGGCACTCATCTAGCTCACTGttgcaccattcaaaataaacatgtacccagattgagacttagagtcatctggaTCAGTGTTCTAACTAGCATCGATGTAACTGTTTAccgcgagctcttggtcacctccataacaaagaaacatatccttagtccttttcaagtacttcaggatactcTTGACCGATGTCCAATGTACAATCCAAGATcattttgatatctgctggtcaaactaacagcatgtgcgatatccgatctcgtacacagcatggcaaacatgatagagcctatggccGATGCATAAGCAATtttgttcatcctttctctttcttctggcaTAGCCGGACTTTGATTTTTACTCAATATCTTACGTGACAAcatgggcaagaaccctttcttgctttcatccattctaaacttctttagaacttTGTCTAGGTATGTACTTTTTTGAAAGCCCTATTAAGCGTctagatctatctctataaattttgatgcctaaaatgtatatTGCTTcgccaaggtccttcattgaaaaactctTATTCAAGCCTGAACCCGGCCCGACATGCAAGCCCGACCTgacccggcccgggattttcgggccgggccgggctgtcCATGCCCAACTGTATTTAGGTGGACAATTTCTTCTTAGCTTTTGCCTCTGTGCGTTTTTATTTAAATTCCACGATACCGAAACGCCTCGTATTTCAGTTTGGATGGTCGTACATtctagttttcttttttttttctccatcTCGTCGTTCATCATAGTGGTGGTCTGGTGGAACATCCGATTTTTTCTAGTGGCAGTGCCCAACCCAGCTTATGGTTGACGCGCCTCTCTGGGCGCCAAAAGCCCCGCGAAAATCCGCACAAAACCCAAACGGAATCACCCAAAACACATATTCCCGCGCGCATCTCGAGACCAAAATTTCCGCTCGCCGCCTGAACCCACCGCGGGACCACCAGAGCGCGCATCCCCACACGGATCCACCACCTCATCACGTCCAAATCCGTCCGTCCCACGAATCCAACGGCCCCGCCCCACGCCAACTCACCGATCCGGACCCCAACCCGCTGCACCAATCACGCCCCTCCTCGCCCTCCTATATATTCCCACCTCCCCAGCCCACAATCCCACAACTCAAACCCAACACAACCTCCCGGCGCCCCCAACCTCCGGCAACCAACTCCATCTCGCCGCTCCCTGCACCCTCCCGAACCAGCGATGGCGCccaaggccgagaagaagccggcggcggagaagaagccGGTGGAGGCGGAGAAGTCCAAGCCCAAGGCGGAGAAGCGCGTGCCCGGCGCCAAGGGCGAGGGCGGCgccgacaagaagaagaagaaggccaagaAGTCCGTCGAGACCTACAAGATCTACATCTTCAAGGTGCTCAAGCAGGTGCACCCGGACATCGGCATCTCCTCCAAGGCCATGTCCATCATGAACTCCTTCATCAACGACATTTTCGAGAAGCTGGCCGGCGAGTCCGCCAAGCTGGCCCGCTACAACAAGAAGCCCACCATCACCTCCCGGGAGATCCAGACCGCCGTCCGCCTTGTACTCCCCGGCGAGCTCGCCAAGCACGCCGTGTCCGAGGGCACCAAGGCCGTCACCAAGT from the Lolium rigidum isolate FL_2022 unplaced genomic scaffold, APGP_CSIRO_Lrig_0.1 contig_68196_1, whole genome shotgun sequence genome contains:
- the LOC124682116 gene encoding histone H2B.5; the encoded protein is MAPKAEKKPAAEKKPVEAEKSKPKAEKRVPGAKGEGGADKKKKKAKKSVETYKIYIFKVLKQVHPDIGISSKAMSIMNSFINDIFEKLAGESAKLARYNKKPTITSREIQTAVRLVLPGELAKHAVSEGTKAVTKFTSS